A stretch of DNA from Penaeus chinensis breed Huanghai No. 1 chromosome 1, ASM1920278v2, whole genome shotgun sequence:
TGGCCGCCttcgggagggaaaggggggtgtgggtggaagcagggagggagggagggaaaggagggatggatggaaggagagaatgaggtaatggaaggagggagggaggatcagaagggagattgggaggaggggaaggaaaaggagagaggattagaaatagatttttttttttttttttttttttttgcagcaggTTAATCTTCTCTCACATTTTGTTGGGTTATTTactaattttgtattattattatgtgtgaatCTCTCGGATAcctctaattataataattatcataaatgtcTTAATGTTATTTCAACTTAACCCACACTATTACACAAATTTTACTTCACAACTTTTATCAATCATAAAATCCCATTATAAACTTTCTGTACGTCATGATAAGTTCATAAATTTACCTGTAATTCTAATTTACCTATACTCTTTTCTATATGAATTCTCAACTTTATTTCCCACttcattttcaacatttttttgaCTTACCGGGTGGTGTGGAGTTGGGGTATGGCGCACCAGGCGATCCCGGGCGAGGTCGCAGCGGCGGTGACCTGAGGCAGAGGTCACGGTCCAGACTCGGCATGGGCGGGTGGTCGGAGCGAAGGTCACCCGCCCACGAGTAAGAACCCACGCTGTAGCCCTGGCTGCAAGACCCACTAAGGGAAAgaccaggaaaaaaatatattaaaggcTTGGTTGACCTGTACTGTGTATGCATTATCAGCCTGTGAAGATTGAACGACAGATATAGAAAacgtaatgatatgaaaaaaacacattttctttgAATTATCTTacaagagaaaacgggaaactgACCTATACGGTACGGGTAGAGGGCTAACTATACCCGGAGCCGAGGGCTGTGGGTATCCCATGCCGCTGATCGGGGACACGGAGGTCACCTGCTGACTCGCGCAACTCCCCGGCCACTGTGGGTTTAATTAGCGATGATTAAAGATGCTCGAAAGCTTTGAGATAAATTGTGTATGGGATTTTCTTTGTTCACATTATACTTATAGATTCATGGAGAATCGTGTTCACGTTATGACTGTGAAAACATGATTAGCAATGAGCATACACAGGACATGCATAtgatttgtgtttgtctgtatctatgcacaaatatacacgaatatgcaccctttatatatatatatatatatatatatatatatatatatatatatgtgtgtgtgtgtgtgtgtgtgtgtgtgtgtgtgtgtgtgtgtgtgtgtgtgtgtgtgtgtgtgtacatatatatataaatatatatatatatatatatatatatat
This window harbors:
- the LOC125039062 gene encoding protein glass-like, which produces MFPAMSVNVSMNMTMGVSNVNMGYSPDPSLQHQWPGSCASQQVTSVSPISGMGYPQPSAPGIVSPLPVPYSGSCSQGYSVGSYSWAGDLRSDHPPMPSLDRDLCLRSPPLRPRPGSPGAPYPNSTPPGKSKKCPSLPPCFHPHPPFPPEGGQLSPTLSALRRRPSSVGMSGITSSLDVTKPMMSDGLKPNLCRICGKTYARPSTLKTHLRTHSGEKPYR